In Streptococcus respiraculi, one DNA window encodes the following:
- a CDS encoding DHH family phosphoesterase has product MKKFRFSTIHFVMIGVILFGLLAVIHGLYPDSTITYLSIFIVLLLLVLLFIFQKHSYEVSEVEQIEYLNAQADTGLMRLLAHMPVGVIKVRLEDNQVEWFNPYAELLFVKEDGEFDQRKLREIIDTGLDEDRTYVTVADKRYAVYVDFEQGLFYFFDASTEYYATSNLIGSRPVIGIISVDNYDELEDIYSDSQISQVNSFLAQFVSDFANENGIYYRRGTMDRFYFFTDYAVLERLIEDKFSVINRFREEAKQLDLALTLSMGIAYGPNNHHKIGQVALQNLNMAEVRGGDQVVVKENDESKQPLFFGGGSASSVKRTRTRTRAMMTAVSDKLKTVDAVFVVGHRNLDMDALGSAVGMQYFAQNIMNNAYTVYDEKDMGSDIQRAVQKLTQENCSNLITVDEAKKQVTAQSLLIMVDHSKIGLTLSKEFYELFSQVVVVDHHRRDTDFPDNAVLTYIESGASSASELVTELIQFQNDKHHKLNRLQSSLLMAGIMLDTKNFTSRVTSRTFDVASYLRNRGSDSSEIQQIAATDFSEYRQINELILRGKKLTNHIVLVCGDEGVAYDNIVPSKAADTILEMAGIEAVFVITKNINDYIAVSARSRSKVNVQRIMEEMGGGGHFNLAAAQVHDQSMAQVQAQLGEVIQEELKEK; this is encoded by the coding sequence ATGAAAAAATTTCGATTTTCAACGATTCATTTTGTGATGATTGGGGTAATCCTATTTGGATTATTGGCTGTTATTCATGGTCTATACCCTGACTCAACAATTACCTATTTATCTATATTTATCGTTCTTTTATTATTGGTCTTGCTTTTTATTTTTCAAAAGCATTCCTACGAAGTGAGCGAAGTGGAACAAATTGAATACTTAAATGCCCAAGCTGATACGGGTCTCATGCGCTTGCTTGCACACATGCCAGTCGGAGTGATTAAAGTTCGCTTGGAAGACAATCAAGTAGAATGGTTCAATCCCTATGCTGAACTTCTTTTTGTCAAAGAAGATGGCGAGTTTGACCAGCGGAAACTTCGTGAAATCATTGATACGGGATTGGATGAGGACAGGACGTATGTGACGGTTGCTGACAAGCGGTATGCAGTCTATGTCGATTTTGAGCAGGGTTTGTTTTACTTTTTTGATGCGTCAACAGAGTATTATGCCACTTCTAATCTGATCGGCAGTAGACCTGTGATTGGGATTATTTCGGTTGATAATTACGACGAATTAGAAGATATTTACTCGGATTCTCAGATTAGTCAGGTCAATAGCTTCTTGGCTCAGTTTGTGTCTGATTTTGCAAATGAAAACGGGATTTACTACCGCCGTGGGACCATGGACCGTTTTTATTTCTTTACGGATTATGCGGTCTTAGAAAGACTGATTGAGGATAAATTCTCAGTGATTAATCGTTTCCGTGAAGAAGCCAAGCAATTGGATTTGGCTCTGACCTTGAGTATGGGGATTGCCTACGGACCAAACAATCATCATAAGATTGGTCAGGTAGCGCTTCAAAATCTCAATATGGCTGAGGTACGCGGTGGTGACCAAGTCGTTGTCAAGGAAAATGATGAAAGCAAACAGCCTCTCTTTTTCGGTGGTGGTTCTGCTTCATCGGTCAAGCGGACCAGAACCCGTACTCGTGCCATGATGACAGCAGTCTCTGACAAGCTCAAAACGGTCGATGCGGTATTTGTTGTTGGGCATCGCAACTTAGACATGGATGCTTTAGGTTCTGCTGTTGGAATGCAGTATTTTGCACAGAATATCATGAATAACGCCTATACTGTCTATGATGAAAAGGATATGGGATCTGATATTCAACGTGCCGTTCAGAAATTGACTCAGGAAAATTGCTCTAATCTGATAACAGTTGACGAAGCGAAAAAGCAGGTAACGGCTCAGTCTCTTCTCATTATGGTGGACCATTCTAAGATTGGCTTGACCTTGTCGAAAGAATTTTATGAATTATTTAGCCAGGTTGTTGTGGTTGACCACCACCGCAGGGATACAGATTTTCCAGACAATGCAGTCTTGACCTATATTGAAAGTGGAGCAAGTTCTGCCAGTGAATTGGTGACAGAATTGATTCAGTTCCAAAATGACAAGCACCATAAACTCAATCGACTTCAGTCTAGTCTTCTCATGGCAGGGATTATGCTTGATACCAAGAATTTCACCTCGCGCGTGACTAGCCGAACATTTGATGTGGCTAGCTATCTCAGAAATCGTGGTAGCGACAGTTCAGAAATTCAGCAGATTGCAGCGACTGATTTTAGTGAATACCGTCAAATCAATGAATTGATTTTAAGAGGAAAGAAGTTGACAAATCATATTGTTCTTGTTTGTGGCGATGAGGGAGTTGCCTATGACAACATTGTCCCAAGTAAAGCAGCAGATACGATTCTTGAAATGGCTGGGATTGAAGCGGTATTTGTCATCACTAAAAATATCAATGACTATATCGCAGTTTCAGCGCGGAGCAGAAGCAAGGTCAATGTGCAACGGATTATGGAAGAAATGGGCGGAGGTGGCCACTTTAACCTTGCAGCCGCTCAGGTTCATGATCAGTCAATGGCACAGGTTCAAGCGCAGCTAGGTGAAGTTATTCAAGAAGAATTAAAGGAAAAATAG
- the rplI gene encoding 50S ribosomal protein L9, with amino-acid sequence MKVIFLADVKGKGKKGEIKEVPTGYAQNFLIKKNLAKEATNQAVSELRGKQKSQEKAHAEMLAEAEAIKAKLAEEETLVSFVEKVGPDGRTFGSITSKKIAEELEKQFGIKIDKRNIQLDHPIRAVGLIDVPVKIYQDVTGVINLSIKEA; translated from the coding sequence ATGAAAGTTATTTTTTTAGCAGATGTCAAGGGCAAAGGGAAAAAAGGGGAAATCAAGGAAGTGCCGACAGGCTATGCTCAAAATTTCTTGATTAAGAAAAATCTTGCTAAAGAAGCGACTAACCAGGCCGTTAGCGAATTGCGTGGTAAGCAAAAGTCACAAGAAAAGGCACATGCTGAGATGTTGGCTGAGGCAGAAGCTATCAAAGCCAAATTAGCAGAGGAAGAAACGCTAGTATCCTTTGTCGAAAAAGTAGGTCCAGACGGACGTACCTTTGGCTCTATTACGAGTAAGAAGATTGCAGAAGAATTGGAAAAGCAATTTGGTATCAAGATTGACAAGCGTAACATCCAACTAGATCATCCGATTCGTGCGGTTGGTTTGATTGATGTGCCAGTTAAAATTTATCAAGATGTGACAGGTGTCATCAACTTGAGCATTAAAGAAGCCTAA
- the dnaB gene encoding replicative DNA helicase, whose product MAELDELRVQPQDILAEQSVLGAIFIDEGKLVFVREYIEADDFFKYSHQLIFKAMVALSDRHEAIDATTMRNYLANQGDLENIGGLSYLAEVINSVPTSANAEYYAKIVAEKSNLRKLIARLTESVNQAYEGADESDEIIARAEKALIDVSEGTSRSGFKQIEDILNINFENLEIRSRQTSDITGIATGYPALDAMTTGLHEEELIILAARPAVGKTAFALNIAQNIGTKLGKTVAIFSLEMGAESLVDRMLAAEGMINSRSIRTGHLTDEEWQKLTMAQANLANASIYIDDTPGIKITEIRSRSRKLAQETGNLGLILIDYLQLITGTGRENRQQEVSEISRQLKILAKELKVPVIALSQLSRGVEQRQDKRPVLSDIRESGSIEQDADIVAFLYRDDYYERGEQEDGGIPNNTVEVIIEKNRSGARGTVELMFQKEYNKFSSISKREDG is encoded by the coding sequence TTGGCAGAATTAGATGAATTGCGTGTGCAACCGCAGGATATTTTGGCAGAGCAGTCGGTCCTCGGTGCGATTTTCATCGACGAAGGAAAGTTGGTCTTTGTTCGTGAGTATATAGAGGCAGACGATTTCTTCAAATATTCCCACCAGTTGATTTTTAAAGCTATGGTCGCTCTTTCAGATCGGCATGAGGCTATTGATGCAACGACCATGCGGAATTATCTGGCTAATCAGGGTGATTTGGAAAATATCGGTGGGCTCAGCTATTTGGCTGAGGTCATCAATTCGGTGCCAACATCTGCCAATGCAGAGTACTATGCCAAGATTGTTGCTGAAAAATCCAATTTACGCAAACTGATTGCCCGTTTGACAGAATCGGTCAACCAAGCCTATGAAGGTGCGGATGAGTCCGATGAAATCATTGCGCGTGCAGAAAAAGCCTTGATTGATGTCAGTGAGGGTACAAGTCGGAGTGGTTTCAAGCAGATTGAAGATATTTTAAATATCAACTTTGAAAACCTTGAAATCCGTTCGCGTCAGACGTCTGATATTACAGGGATTGCGACAGGCTATCCGGCACTTGACGCTATGACAACAGGCTTGCACGAAGAAGAATTGATTATTCTGGCAGCTCGTCCTGCAGTTGGAAAGACGGCCTTTGCTCTCAATATTGCCCAAAATATCGGTACAAAATTAGGCAAGACAGTTGCTATCTTTTCTCTGGAAATGGGTGCAGAAAGCCTAGTTGACCGGATGCTCGCTGCTGAAGGGATGATTAACTCACGTTCCATTCGTACAGGTCATTTGACTGATGAGGAATGGCAGAAGCTGACCATGGCGCAAGCGAATCTGGCCAATGCGAGTATTTACATCGACGATACGCCAGGAATTAAGATTACAGAGATTCGGTCCCGCTCCCGTAAATTGGCTCAGGAAACAGGTAATCTCGGCTTGATTTTGATTGACTACTTGCAGTTGATTACAGGAACTGGTCGGGAAAATCGTCAACAGGAAGTTTCTGAAATTTCGCGGCAATTAAAGATTTTGGCAAAGGAATTGAAAGTGCCTGTTATAGCCCTCAGTCAGCTGTCGCGTGGTGTGGAACAGCGTCAGGATAAGCGCCCTGTTTTGTCTGATATTCGTGAGTCGGGGTCTATCGAGCAGGATGCAGATATCGTTGCTTTTTTGTACCGTGATGACTACTATGAACGTGGTGAGCAGGAAGACGGGGGGATTCCCAATAATACCGTTGAGGTAATTATCGAGAAAAACCGTTCAGGGGCGCGTGGAACCGTCGAGTTAATGTTCCAGAAAGAGTATAATAAGTTTTCAAGTATTTCCAAGAGAGAGGATGGATAA
- a CDS encoding Veg family protein gives MSDAFTDVAKMKQIKEDIKNHEGQIVELTLENGRKREKNKQGRITEVYQSLFIVEYEDPNNTFVESYTYSDVLTEKILIHYLD, from the coding sequence ATGAGTGATGCATTTACAGATGTTGCAAAAATGAAGCAAATCAAAGAAGATATTAAAAACCATGAGGGGCAAATTGTCGAATTGACTCTTGAAAATGGTCGCAAACGTGAGAAAAACAAACAAGGTCGGATAACCGAGGTTTACCAATCCCTCTTTATCGTCGAATACGAAGATCCAAATAACACTTTTGTGGAGTCCTATACCTATTCTGACGTTTTGACGGAGAAGATTTTGATTCATTATCTGGATTAG
- a CDS encoding PTS transporter subunit EIIC, protein METRINEAMQKFSRSVIVPVKFMAVMGLFLAIGVILQLQFMPEFIQTLGSLIKTMMDSMLNNLSLIFCIGIASSLANKKKVEASLIALIAFIFFLAANNAWLTLTNQLASTGEVGLFGTGQGMVLGFQVVDMNVFLGMIIGCLVGWFHNKFSEKEFIDLFSIYGGSRFTFTLLIPVILVLAIAMCYIWPVVNQGISSLSGFILTTGLVGVFIYAFGNRFLIPTGLHHLLWMPFCFTALGGTAEINGKIYSGAVNIFYAELANSGSIVSLDNSLRFATFGFVKIFGSLAVAAAIIYCARKEKREEVKGMILPSTFVAMAAGITEPLDFTFLFISPLLWFIHSLLTAISETILWALGARTYMLYGLIDTVVSNAPFSPNITKFYLVIIVGIIMTIVWFVTFVFLIKKLDIKTPGREDIVEPVSETVASMTETMDDTALVIKGLGGADNIEHVTNCFTRLRVTVKDEMKVDDHILQKVSQQKGVVKNGKNIQVIIGMGVQTFKEEVCAALGITE, encoded by the coding sequence ATGGAAACTCGGATTAACGAAGCAATGCAAAAATTTTCTAGATCAGTCATTGTTCCTGTCAAGTTCATGGCTGTTATGGGTCTATTTTTAGCGATAGGGGTTATTCTACAACTTCAGTTTATGCCTGAGTTTATTCAAACATTGGGCTCATTGATCAAAACGATGATGGACAGCATGTTAAATAATCTGTCATTGATTTTTTGTATAGGGATTGCCTCCTCTTTGGCGAATAAAAAGAAAGTAGAAGCTTCTTTAATAGCCCTCATTGCTTTTATATTTTTCTTGGCAGCTAACAATGCCTGGTTGACCTTAACAAATCAGTTAGCAAGTACAGGTGAAGTTGGATTGTTCGGGACTGGACAAGGGATGGTATTGGGCTTCCAAGTGGTTGATATGAATGTCTTTTTAGGGATGATTATAGGCTGTCTTGTTGGTTGGTTCCACAATAAATTTTCAGAAAAAGAATTTATTGATCTATTTAGTATTTATGGTGGTTCTCGTTTTACATTCACGCTCCTTATTCCGGTCATTCTAGTTTTAGCTATTGCCATGTGTTATATTTGGCCGGTCGTTAATCAGGGGATTTCTTCATTGTCTGGTTTTATTTTAACGACTGGTTTAGTAGGAGTATTTATTTACGCATTTGGTAACCGTTTCTTGATTCCTACTGGCCTCCACCATTTACTATGGATGCCATTCTGTTTTACGGCGCTTGGAGGAACTGCTGAAATCAATGGTAAAATTTATAGCGGAGCAGTTAATATCTTTTATGCTGAACTAGCAAACTCAGGTTCAATTGTCTCGCTAGATAATTCACTTCGATTTGCGACCTTTGGTTTTGTCAAAATATTTGGCTCACTTGCTGTTGCAGCAGCAATCATCTATTGTGCTAGGAAAGAAAAGAGAGAAGAAGTGAAAGGGATGATTTTACCGTCAACATTTGTTGCCATGGCAGCAGGTATTACGGAACCGTTGGACTTTACCTTCTTATTCATATCACCTCTATTATGGTTTATTCATAGTTTGCTAACAGCTATTTCAGAAACCATTTTATGGGCTTTAGGTGCTAGAACTTACATGCTATATGGGTTGATTGATACAGTCGTATCGAATGCACCATTTAGTCCCAACATCACTAAGTTTTACCTAGTGATTATTGTGGGGATTATCATGACAATTGTCTGGTTTGTAACCTTTGTCTTTTTAATTAAAAAATTGGATATTAAAACCCCTGGTAGAGAAGATATAGTAGAACCTGTGTCAGAGACAGTAGCATCTATGACAGAAACAATGGATGATACGGCTCTAGTGATTAAAGGTTTGGGTGGTGCAGATAATATTGAACATGTCACGAATTGTTTTACACGTCTTCGAGTGACTGTAAAAGATGAGATGAAAGTGGATGACCATATATTGCAAAAGGTTTCTCAACAAAAAGGTGTTGTGAAAAATGGCAAAAATATTCAGGTCATTATTGGTATGGGAGTTCAAACATTTAAAGAAGAAGTCTGTGCTGCCCTAGGAATAACAGAGTAA
- a CDS encoding 6-phospho-alpha-glucosidase has translation MVREKQSVVIAGGGSTYTAGIVMMLIENQDRFPLRKLKFYDNDKERQDIVAKACEVIIRERAPEIEFVATTDPEEAFSDVDFVMAHIRVGGLKMREQDEKIPLKYGVVGQETCGPGGIAYGMRSIKGVIELIDYMEKYSPNAWMLNYSNPAAIVAEATRRMRPESKIINICDMPVAIKKSMADILGLKNENEIIDRYYGLNHFGWWTEMYDKQGNDLMPILRKHVQKYGYAAATEEHNPLLEEASWKDTFLKVKDVQAVDQATMPNTYLKYYLYPDYVVAHSNPDYTRANEVMDHREKNVFAECKRIADNQTAVDTSIEAGEHAEFIVQLAGALAYNTYERMLLIVKNEGAIANVSEDAMVEVPCIVSKRGYEPLCMGKIPHFQKGMIEQQVAVEKLVVDAYQQESYEKLWQALSLSKTVPSATVAKQILDELIEANKGYWPTLA, from the coding sequence ATGGTAAGAGAAAAACAATCAGTCGTTATTGCAGGTGGAGGAAGTACATACACGGCGGGAATTGTGATGATGTTAATTGAGAATCAAGATCGATTCCCTTTAAGAAAGTTGAAATTCTATGATAATGATAAAGAACGTCAAGATATTGTCGCAAAAGCCTGCGAAGTGATTATACGGGAGCGTGCTCCAGAAATAGAATTTGTTGCTACGACAGACCCAGAAGAAGCTTTTTCAGATGTTGATTTTGTAATGGCGCATATCCGAGTGGGTGGATTGAAAATGCGTGAGCAGGATGAAAAGATTCCGCTTAAATATGGAGTTGTCGGTCAAGAAACATGTGGACCAGGAGGGATTGCCTATGGCATGCGGTCTATAAAGGGAGTTATTGAATTGATTGACTACATGGAAAAATACTCTCCGAATGCATGGATGCTCAATTATTCAAATCCCGCAGCAATAGTGGCAGAAGCAACTCGCCGGATGCGACCAGAATCAAAAATTATCAATATTTGTGACATGCCTGTTGCCATTAAAAAATCAATGGCAGATATTTTGGGCTTGAAGAATGAAAATGAGATTATTGATCGTTACTATGGTTTGAATCATTTTGGATGGTGGACGGAGATGTATGATAAGCAAGGCAATGACTTAATGCCAATCTTACGAAAACATGTCCAAAAATATGGTTATGCAGCAGCTACAGAGGAACATAATCCGCTGCTGGAAGAGGCTAGTTGGAAAGACACTTTCTTAAAAGTGAAGGATGTCCAAGCAGTCGATCAGGCAACTATGCCAAACACTTATTTGAAATATTATCTTTACCCTGACTATGTTGTTGCCCACTCTAATCCAGATTATACTCGTGCAAATGAAGTTATGGATCATCGTGAAAAAAATGTCTTTGCAGAATGCAAACGAATTGCTGATAATCAGACAGCAGTTGATACCAGTATTGAAGCAGGGGAGCATGCAGAATTTATTGTTCAATTAGCTGGTGCCTTGGCCTATAATACCTATGAACGAATGCTTCTTATTGTCAAAAACGAAGGAGCAATTGCTAATGTCAGTGAGGATGCAATGGTTGAAGTCCCTTGCATTGTAAGCAAGCGCGGCTATGAGCCATTGTGCATGGGTAAAATTCCGCATTTCCAAAAAGGAATGATTGAACAGCAAGTCGCTGTTGAAAAATTGGTAGTAGATGCCTATCAACAAGAGTCTTATGAAAAATTGTGGCAAGCTCTTAGCCTATCTAAAACAGTACCATCGGCTACTGTAGCAAAACAAATTTTGGATGAGCTGATTGAAGCAAATAAAGGATACTGGCCTACTTTAGCATAG